Within Candidatus Binatia bacterium, the genomic segment CGTTCTCGATACTCGTGGATCTCGTCAAGGATCGTTATCTTGCGCTTCATCTCTTCTGGTCTCCTAAGATTTCCTCCGGTGTGCAGATTGCCGGAGGTTCAACGCCGACGGAACGGCATGCACCTTCGATTCTCCCACGCAGCAGAACGTTGGCGATATGTCGACAATTCCAGCTGACGAGGTAGTCCATTCCGTGGGCGGCCGCCAGGGCAATGTGGAGCGCATCGGCATTCGCCTTCTTGGGGAGTCTGGTCGCTTGCATAATCTCGCCGGCGAGATCGATCGCCTCCTCCGAGACGTGCAGGATCGGCAGCCGCTCAATCACCGCAAGCCGGCGTGTCGCTGCGCTGGCATCACCGGCAGCCGCCTCCTGAAGGACAAGATCAGAGACGTAGAGCGAGTAACGACCGCGCACCCTCCACCATGCCGCGGTGATCGTCTGGTGAGACAGCTGGATAACGTCGCCGCCTCTCCTCCCAACGAGATAGCTGACAACGCTCGTCTCAACGTAGACCCTCGGTTTCATGTGCCGGTCCCATCGGCATGTCTACGTCTTCCCTACCCGCGGAACAAGCCGAACGGCCTGCCGCTCACCCGCGCTGGGGAGCGGGGTCGCGGAGCCGCGGGTCGAGCGGCTTGTTCGGCATACTGCGTCATTCGTCAAGCGGGAATGAAGGACATCCACTTTCGCCGAGGCAATCGAGAATTCGGGCATTGAGCTGGAGCCATATGACTCAGGGTTGGTCTCCCCGTACCGACAAAGTGGGGGTCAATCCCTTCCTCTCTTTTCCTTCGCCACCGCGCCTGAAGGAAGCTGGTGGAGCCAGGCGAAGCTGTCGATGTCGGCCCAGGACAACAGGGTGCCCCGGCTGCGTTGCTGCGTTTCGGCGCCCCCGTAGACGACAAGCGGGGTGATGGGCATCGGCTGGCGGAGAGCCTGCCTGGCCAGGGCGCCGAAGGCATCCAGCGCATCGTAGAAATGCGCGGCGGCAGTTGCCGACGATTTGATTTCGACGGCACTCCAGGCGTCACCGTGTTCGATCAACAGGTCGAGCTCGTTGCCACGTTGATCGCGGTAGAAGAACATTGCGGGCACTCGCCCGCGATTGCTCCAGTACTTGGCGATCTCGGCAATAACCCAGTTCTCGAAGATCGCGCCGCGTAGCGGATGGGTGGCAAGCTGCGCCGCCTTCTCGATACCGAGCAAGTGGCAGAGCAAGCCGGTGTCGTAGAAATAAAGCTTGGGGGATTTGACCAGGCGCTTGCCAAGGTTGCGGTGGAACGGCGGCAGGCGAAAGACCAAAAAGCTCGCCTCGAGTACCGAGATCCAACTCCTGGCGGTCATGTGCGTGACGCCACAGTCGTTACCGAGAGAGGAGAGGTTCAGTAATTGGCCGACCCGCCCGGCCGTCAGCCGCAGGAACGTCTGGAACGAAAGCAGATCGCCGATCTTTAGAATCTGGCGCACGTCACGCTCGACGTAGGCTGCGGTGTAGCTTGCCAGCCACTCGGCGGCGGGCAGCCGCCGATCCAGGATGCGCGGGTAACCGCCGGTCCAGATCACATCGAACAGGGCGCTGGGCGCCGCCTCGAAGCGGCGCAACTCTTCCAGTGCCAGCGGCAGGAGTTGGAGAAGAGCAGTGCGTCCAGCCAGCGATTGCGAGACCGACTGCGTCACGGCGAGGTTCTGCGACCCGGTAAGGATGAACCGTCCTGGTTGAGGATCGTCGTCGACCATCGCTTGCAGGTATGACGGCAGATCTGGAGCGCGTTGAATCTCGTCCAGGATGACGCCGGCCGGGTACTGTTGCAGGAAACCGACGGGATCACGCAGGGCAAACTCACGCTGCGCCGGCGTTTCCAATGAAACGTAGGGCTTACTGGGGAAGGCGGT encodes:
- a CDS encoding PIN domain-containing protein, which codes for MKPRVYVETSVVSYLVGRRGGDVIQLSHQTITAAWWRVRGRYSLYVSDLVLQEAAAGDASAATRRLAVIERLPILHVSEEAIDLAGEIMQATRLPKKANADALHIALAAAHGMDYLVSWNCRHIANVLLRGRIEGACRSVGVEPPAICTPEEILGDQKR
- a CDS encoding ATP-binding protein, whose protein sequence is MCRTAFPSKPYVSLETPAQREFALRDPVGFLQQYPAGVILDEIQRAPDLPSYLQAMVDDDPQPGRFILTGSQNLAVTQSVSQSLAGRTALLQLLPLALEELRRFEAAPSALFDVIWTGGYPRILDRRLPAAEWLASYTAAYVERDVRQILKIGDLLSFQTFLRLTAGRVGQLLNLSSLGNDCGVTHMTARSWISVLEASFLVFRLPPFHRNLGKRLVKSPKLYFYDTGLLCHLLGIEKAAQLATHPLRGAIFENWVIAEIAKYWSNRGRVPAMFFYRDQRGNELDLLIEHGDAWSAVEIKSSATAAAHFYDALDAFGALARQALRQPMPITPLVVYGGAETQQRSRGTLLSWADIDSFAWLHQLPSGAVAKEKRGRD